A portion of the Juglans microcarpa x Juglans regia isolate MS1-56 chromosome 1D, Jm3101_v1.0, whole genome shotgun sequence genome contains these proteins:
- the LOC121242172 gene encoding S-adenosylmethionine decarboxylase proenzyme 4-like, translating to MAASGFEGFEKRLELQFFGDDPAILTDMGLRQLEFESLEQVLHAVQCTVVSAVGNPYFDAYVLSESSLFVYPTKIIIKTCGTTQLLKSIRPLLHKARHLGLTLCSCRYTRGSFIFPMAQPFPHTSFKEEVIYLEESLPSNLCYRKASVMPSKVSSHSWHVFTASDEARMVISPHVPDVLYTLEICMTELDRVLARKFFKRPGDDKTGDTAGKEMTQLTGIGDINPGALICDFAFDPCGYSMNGVIDGDRYSTIHVTPEDGYSYASFECVGSIYDDHDDVVRVLKKVVQVFRPATMSVSTTCTSHEVWTKVATALEPLGLKCRSCTMDEFPAAGSVVFQTFTTRRK from the coding sequence ATGGCCGCCTCTGGTTTTGAAGGCTTTGAGAAGCGCCTAGAGCTCCAGTTCTTTGGGGATGACCCTGCAATACTGACGGACATGGGTCTTAGGCAGCTCGAGTTTGAGTCACTAGAACAAGTCCTGCATGCCGTGCAATGCACCGTGGTCTCGGCTGTGGGTAACCCCTACTTCGATGCCTATGTGTTATCAGAGTCCAGCCTCTTCGTCTACCCCACAAAGATCATCATCAAGACCTGTGGGACCACCCAGCTCCTCAAATCCATCCGTCCATTGCTTCACAAAGCTCGCCACCTTGGCCTCACTCTTTGCTCCTGCCGCTACACTAGGGGTAGTTTTATCTTTCCCATGGCACAGCCCTTTCCCCACACCAGCTTCAAGGAAGAAGTTATCTATCTGGAAGAGAGCCTCCCTAGCAATCTTTGCTATAGAAAAGCCTCGGTTATGCCTTCCAAAGTCAGCTCCCATTCTTGGCACGTTTTCACTGCTAGTGATGAGGCTCGCATGGTGATCAGCCCGCATGTTCCCGACGTGTTATACACACTCGAAATCTGTATGACCGAGCTCGACCGCGTCCTCGCTCGCAAATTCTTTAAGCGTCCCGGGGATGATAAGACCGGCGACACGGCCGGGAAAGAGATGACCCAGCTGACGGGTATTGGAGACATTAACCCCGGTGCTCTTATTTGTGATTTTGCATTTGATCCATGCGGCTACTCCATGAACGGTGTTATTGATGGTGACCGCTACTCCACCATTCACGTAACCCCAGAGGATGGTTACAGCTACGCCAGCTTCGAGTGCGTCGGGTCCATTTACGATGATCACGACGATGTTGTCCGAGTTTTGAAGAAGGTGGTGCAAGTATTCCGGCCGGCAACCATGTCAGTATCGACTACATGCACAAGCCATGAGGTATGGACAAAAGTGGCAACCGCACTCGAGCCCCTTGGATTGAAATGCCGGAGTTGCACAATGGATGAGTTCCCTGCGGCCGGGAGTGTGGTGTTTCAAACGTTTACGACTCGCCGGAAGTAA
- the LOC121242110 gene encoding probable galacturonosyltransferase-like 4 codes for MAFWIRSSYLPLFLGLLSILLLHPVTSTATATAVRLGVVRRPSGSLPIFHEAPAFRNGGECGSGHNNLIHVAMTLDANYLRGTMAAILSMLQHSTCPENLSFHFLSAHFADADLFSSIKSTFPYLNFKIYRFDSSLVYGKISRSIRQALDQPLNYARIYLADIIPADVGRVIYLDSDLVVVDDIAKLWAVDMENKVVAAPEYCRANFTQYFTEVFWLDPDLSKTFQERNPCYFNTGVMVMDVDKWREGRYTEKVEEWMAVQKKKRIYRLGSLPPFLLVLAGNIKPVDHRWNQHGLGGDNFEGKCRGLHPGPISLLHWSGKGKPWLRLDSRKPCTIDYLWAPYDLYRSSRQWLEG; via the coding sequence ATGGCCTTTTGGATCAGATCCTCTTATCTCCCTCTTTTCCTTGGCCTCCTGtccatcctcctcctccaccccgTCACCTCCACCGCCACTGCCACAGCTGTCCGCCTCGGCGTCGTTCGCCGGCCCTCTGGCTCCCTCCCCATCTTCCATGAAGCCCCCGCCTTTCGCAACGGGGGTGAATGTGGGTCTGGACACAACAATCTTATCCATGTAGCCATGACCCTTGACGCAAACTACCTCCGTGGCACCATGGCTGCGATTCTGTCAATGTTACAACACTCCACATGCCCTGAGAACCTCTCCTTCCACTTCCTTTCTGCACACTTTGCGGATGCCGACCTCTTTTCAAGCATAAAATCCACCTTCCCTTACCTCAACTTCAAGATTTACCGCTTCGACTCGAGCCTTGTTTATGGGAAGATTTCTAGGTCCATCCGACAAGCTCTGGATCAGCCTCTTAACTATGCAAGAATCTACCTTGCAGACATCATCCCGGCCGATGTAGGGCGGGTCATTTATCTAGATTCCGACCTTGTTGTCGTGGACGATATCGCAAAGCTATGGGCTGTGGACATGGAAAACAAGGTGGTGGCTGCACCCGAATACTGCCGTGCAAATTTCACACAGTATTTCACCGAGGTGTTTTGGTTGGATCCTGATTTGTCGAAAACATTCCAAGAAAGAAATCCATGCTATTTTAACACAGGAGTGATGGTGATGGACGTGGATAAATGGAGAGAAGGAAGGTATACAGAGAAGGTTGAAGAGTGGATGGCAgtgcagaagaagaagaggatatACCGTTTGGGGTCTTTGCCACCATTCTTGCTTGTTTTAGCTGGGAACATCAAGCCAGTCGATCACAGATGGAACCAACATGGTTTGGGTGGTGATAATTTCGAAGGGAAATGTAGGGGGCTACATCCTGGCCCAATTAGCCTTCTCCATTGGAGTGGGAAAGGGAAGCCATGGTTGAGGTTAGATTCTAGGAAGCCATGCACCATAGATTATCTTTGGGCTCCGTACGACCTCTACCGTTCTTCGAGACAATGGTTAGAAGGATGA
- the LOC121246822 gene encoding ATP-dependent DNA helicase PIF4-like, with protein sequence MGKDINSYNLLDDDICFDEEEFQSREIDDELTVEIPEEDIAASKSLNSEQKHVYNAVLEKVFANQNAAFFVDGPSGTGKTFLYNTLLATVRSKKLVALATASSGVAASILLGGQTAHSCFKLPLDTDKEARAVSANKVPWQTYFLQQN encoded by the coding sequence ATGGGTAAAGACATTAATTCCTACAATCTTCTTGATGACGACATCTGTTTTGATGAAGAAGAATTTCAATCTAGAGAAATCGATGATGAATTGACTGTTGAAATTccagaagaagatattgctgCATCAAAATCTCTTAATAGTGAACAAAAACATGTCTATAATGCAGTGCTGGAAAAAGTATTTGCAAACCAAAATGCTGCATTCTTTGTAGATGGCCCGAGTGGGACAGGGAAAACATTCTTATACAATACACTTCTCGCAACAGTACGATCAAAAAAATTGGTAGCACTTGCAACTGCTTCATCAGGCGTTGCCGCATCTATTCTTCTGGGAGGTCAAACGGCACACTCATGTTTCAAGCTTCCACTTGATACTGACAAGGAAGCACGTGCTGTGTCAGCAAACAAAGTGCCCTGGCAAACCTATTTCTTGCAGCAAAATTAA